One window of the Anaeromyxobacter dehalogenans 2CP-C genome contains the following:
- a CDS encoding TPM domain-containing protein has protein sequence MKLELQFDEAARRRIAEAVGRAEALSRGQIVPVVVEKSDPYPEVRYRGALLAAAIATGVVLALHLPVTLAELPLLQLAAGLLGAWLSMWDPVERRLAGARALDQAVRARAVRAFHENGLHRTAEGTGVLVFASLFEREAVILGDRGIHEKMGDAGWDRAVAALVAGMRAGEPGSGFVEAIAQCGARLAEHFPRDPAARPPPNELEDAIRASRT, from the coding sequence GTGAAGCTCGAGCTGCAGTTCGACGAGGCGGCCCGCCGCCGCATCGCGGAGGCGGTCGGGCGCGCCGAGGCGCTCTCGCGCGGGCAGATCGTCCCGGTGGTGGTCGAGAAGAGCGACCCGTACCCGGAGGTCCGCTACCGCGGCGCGCTCCTCGCCGCGGCGATCGCCACCGGGGTGGTGCTGGCGCTGCACCTGCCGGTCACGCTGGCCGAGCTCCCGCTCCTCCAGCTCGCGGCCGGCCTGCTCGGCGCGTGGCTCTCGATGTGGGATCCGGTGGAGCGCCGGCTCGCTGGCGCGCGCGCGCTCGACCAGGCGGTGCGCGCGCGGGCGGTGCGCGCGTTCCACGAGAACGGGCTGCACCGGACCGCGGAGGGCACGGGCGTCCTGGTGTTCGCGTCCCTGTTCGAGCGCGAGGCCGTGATCCTGGGCGACCGCGGCATCCACGAGAAGATGGGCGACGCGGGCTGGGACCGCGCGGTCGCGGCGCTGGTGGCCGGGATGCGCGCGGGCGAGCCGGGGAGCGGCTTCGTCGAGGCGATCGCCCAGTGCGGCGCCCGGCTCGCCGAGCACTTCCCCCGCGACCCGGCGGCGCGGCCGCCGCCGAACGAGCTGGAGGACGCCATCCGCGCGTCGCGCACCTGA
- a CDS encoding potassium/proton antiporter, with protein MTEPLPTAIALTATALLLGLSVLSSRTSGRLGVPFALLFLAVGILAGSEGIGGIAFADYHLTFRVGTVALVLILFEGGLSTDVRGLRQILAPAALLATAGVAGTAALTALGARAFGLPWSEALLLGAIVSSTDAAAVFSALRNAGVRVRPRVAHLLEVESGGNDPMAVILTLAVTQVLASGEPVRWTILLDIAVQLAVGLAAGVAIGLGGRWLLRRAHLAASGLYPVLTLSIALFAFGAPTLLWGSGFVAVYAAGITLGAGQLPYLPGLRRVHDAMAWFSQVAMFLLLGLLVFPSRVAAVAGPGLAIGLLLAFVARPLVVGLMLLPFRMPAREVIFISWVGLRGAVPIMLATTPVLAGLPFAEHVFDLVFFVVVVSTVVQGSTIAWLARKLGLETAGPPPPRAVLEIVSTQQLGGEVASYYVEPASAVAGSRISELPFPEGSTVMLVVRGRELVAARGRTVLQPGDHVYVFAPPDEKPFVQLLFGREEEG; from the coding sequence GTGACCGAGCCGCTCCCCACCGCCATCGCGCTCACCGCCACCGCGCTCCTGCTCGGGCTGAGCGTGCTCTCCTCCCGCACCTCCGGGCGGCTGGGCGTCCCGTTCGCGCTGCTGTTCCTGGCGGTGGGCATCCTGGCCGGCTCGGAGGGCATCGGCGGGATCGCCTTCGCCGACTACCACCTCACCTTCCGGGTGGGCACGGTGGCGCTGGTGCTGATCCTGTTCGAGGGCGGCCTCAGCACCGACGTGCGCGGGTTGCGCCAGATCCTCGCGCCCGCCGCGCTGCTCGCGACCGCCGGGGTGGCCGGCACCGCCGCGCTCACCGCCCTGGGCGCGCGCGCGTTCGGCCTGCCCTGGTCGGAGGCGCTGCTGCTCGGCGCCATCGTCTCCTCCACCGACGCGGCGGCCGTGTTCTCGGCGCTGCGCAACGCCGGGGTGCGGGTGCGTCCGCGCGTGGCGCACCTGCTCGAGGTCGAGTCGGGCGGCAACGACCCGATGGCGGTGATCCTCACGCTCGCGGTGACGCAGGTCCTCGCGTCGGGCGAGCCGGTGCGCTGGACCATCCTGCTGGACATCGCGGTCCAGCTGGCGGTCGGGCTCGCCGCCGGCGTGGCCATCGGGCTGGGCGGGCGCTGGCTCCTGCGCCGCGCCCACCTCGCCGCGAGCGGGCTCTACCCGGTCCTGACGCTGTCGATCGCGCTGTTCGCCTTCGGCGCGCCCACGCTGCTGTGGGGCAGCGGCTTCGTGGCGGTCTACGCGGCGGGCATCACGCTCGGCGCCGGCCAGCTCCCGTACCTGCCCGGCCTGCGCCGCGTGCACGACGCCATGGCCTGGTTCAGCCAGGTGGCGATGTTCCTGCTCCTCGGGCTGCTGGTGTTCCCGTCGCGCGTGGCGGCGGTCGCCGGCCCCGGGCTCGCCATCGGCCTGCTCCTCGCGTTCGTGGCGCGGCCGCTGGTGGTGGGGCTCATGCTGTTGCCGTTCCGGATGCCGGCGCGGGAGGTGATCTTCATCTCCTGGGTCGGCCTGCGCGGCGCGGTGCCCATCATGCTCGCCACCACGCCGGTGCTGGCCGGGCTCCCGTTCGCCGAGCACGTCTTCGACCTGGTCTTCTTCGTGGTGGTGGTGAGCACGGTGGTGCAGGGCTCGACCATCGCCTGGCTCGCGCGGAAGCTCGGCCTGGAGACCGCGGGACCGCCCCCGCCGCGCGCCGTGCTGGAGATCGTGTCCACCCAGCAGCTCGGCGGCGAGGTCGCCTCGTACTACGTCGAGCCGGCGAGCGCCGTCGCCGGCTCCCGCATCTCGGAGCTGCCGTTCCCGGAGGGCTCGACCGTGATGCTGGTGGTCCGCGGCCGCGAGCTGGTGGCGGCGCGCGGGCGGACCGTGCTCCAGCCCGGCGACCACGTCTACGTGTTCGCCCCGCCGGACGAGAAGCCGTTCGTGCAGCTCCTGTTCGGCCGCGAGGAGGAGGGCTGA
- a CDS encoding helix-turn-helix domain-containing protein, producing the protein MKTARDTQKRSRRPAAAPADARSAPEPGEVAPAGKDLTPVVGTNLRRLRTQRDLSLEKLSKLSGVSRAMLGQIELGQSAPTINVLWKISSALGVPFSALITARSSGGLHVLRAEHAKVLSSHDGSYSSRALFPFDEPRRVEFYELRMAPGSVERADAHNPGTIENLVVAAGAVEIEVPGRKEQLGPGDAIVFQADAPHVYRSRADVETVMYLVMTYADTVG; encoded by the coding sequence ATGAAGACCGCCCGCGACACGCAGAAGCGCTCCCGCCGTCCGGCCGCGGCGCCGGCCGACGCCCGCTCCGCCCCCGAGCCGGGCGAGGTGGCGCCCGCCGGCAAGGACCTCACGCCGGTCGTCGGGACGAACCTCCGCCGGCTGCGCACCCAGCGCGACCTGTCGCTCGAGAAGCTCTCGAAGCTCTCCGGGGTGTCGCGCGCCATGCTCGGCCAGATCGAGCTCGGCCAGAGCGCGCCGACCATCAACGTGCTCTGGAAGATCTCGTCGGCGCTGGGCGTGCCGTTCTCGGCGCTCATCACCGCCCGCAGCTCGGGCGGCCTGCACGTGCTCCGGGCCGAGCACGCCAAGGTGCTGAGCAGCCACGACGGCTCCTACTCGTCGCGGGCGCTGTTCCCGTTCGACGAGCCGCGCCGCGTCGAGTTCTACGAGCTGCGCATGGCGCCGGGCAGCGTGGAGCGCGCCGACGCGCACAACCCCGGGACCATCGAGAACCTGGTGGTCGCCGCGGGCGCGGTGGAGATCGAGGTCCCCGGCCGCAAGGAGCAGCTCGGGCCCGGGGACGCGATCGTGTTCCAGGCCGACGCGCCGCACGTGTACCGCAGCCGGGCCGACGTCGAGACCGTCATGTACCTCGTCATGACCTACGCCGACACGGTGGGCTGA
- a CDS encoding TPM domain-containing protein, whose product MAVAAPAGRRARALAAAAVLAAALAAPPAVAETAVPPLTGPVVDAAGVLSRADEARLAALSRAARGAEGGQGVQLQYLLVRTLEGEPIEDYSIRVAEAWKIGTRGKDNGVLVTVAVEDRQVRIEVGGGLEGGLTDVQSSRIIRGVIVPAFRQQRYGDGLYDAGVQVLGALGALPQGVDARRAVRPQVRVPSLFVLLLFVVAFVIRVLTGFGPRRRRSLWWGGGGPWGGGGPWGGGGFGGGGGGWSGGGGGFSGGGASGRW is encoded by the coding sequence ATGGCGGTCGCCGCCCCGGCCGGCCGCCGCGCGCGCGCGCTCGCGGCCGCCGCCGTCCTCGCGGCGGCGCTCGCCGCGCCGCCCGCCGTCGCCGAGACGGCCGTCCCGCCGCTCACCGGCCCGGTGGTGGACGCGGCCGGCGTGCTCTCGCGCGCCGATGAGGCGCGGCTGGCCGCGCTCTCCCGGGCGGCGCGCGGCGCCGAGGGCGGGCAGGGCGTGCAGCTCCAGTACCTGCTGGTGCGCACGCTCGAGGGCGAGCCGATCGAGGACTACTCCATCCGCGTCGCCGAGGCCTGGAAGATCGGGACCCGCGGCAAGGACAACGGCGTGCTGGTGACGGTCGCGGTCGAGGATCGCCAGGTGCGCATCGAGGTGGGCGGGGGGCTGGAGGGTGGCCTCACCGACGTGCAGTCCTCGCGCATCATCCGCGGCGTCATCGTCCCCGCGTTCCGGCAGCAGCGCTACGGGGACGGGCTCTACGACGCCGGCGTGCAGGTCCTCGGGGCGCTCGGCGCGCTGCCGCAGGGCGTGGACGCGCGCCGGGCGGTCCGGCCGCAGGTGCGCGTGCCCTCGCTGTTCGTGCTGCTCCTGTTCGTGGTCGCGTTCGTGATCCGCGTCCTGACCGGCTTCGGCCCGCGCCGGCGCCGCTCGCTGTGGTGGGGCGGCGGCGGGCCCTGGGGCGGCGGAGGCCCATGGGGCGGCGGCGGCTTCGGCGGCGGCGGGGGCGGCTGGTCCGGCGGTGGGGGCGGGTTCTCGGGCGGCGGCGCCTCGGGGCGCTGGTGA
- a CDS encoding CgeB family protein, translated as MRFVVFGLTVSSSWGNGHATLWRGLAGALARQGHRLDFFERDQPWYAAHRDLRTLPAGDLVIYRELSEVRARADEAIASADVAMVTSYCPDGVEAGDRVLSARSALRVFYDMDTGVTLERARRGLPVEWLGPRGLRHHDLVLSYTGGRALGALAGLLGARRVAPLYGSVDPEVHRPSRPVRPFLGDLSYLGTYAPSRQAALEALFLGPAARLPERTFVLAGSMYDDRFPWRPNVRYVRHLEPSLHPAFFCSSPLTLSVTRAEMAALGHCPSGRLFEAAACGVPVLSDWFDGLDAFFTPGEEILVARSTREAVAAVELPRERLARLGARARERALDEHTAAARARELVRLCEAARRSERPAPPPAAAAELRAGPEAATRAAAAPLDAAAEGLAG; from the coding sequence GTGCGCTTCGTCGTCTTCGGGCTGACCGTCAGCTCCTCGTGGGGGAACGGGCACGCCACGCTGTGGCGCGGGCTGGCGGGGGCGCTCGCGCGCCAGGGGCACCGGCTCGACTTCTTCGAGCGCGACCAGCCCTGGTACGCCGCGCACCGCGATCTGCGGACGCTCCCGGCCGGAGACCTCGTGATCTACCGCGAGCTCTCCGAGGTGCGCGCGCGCGCGGACGAGGCGATCGCCTCCGCCGACGTCGCCATGGTCACCTCCTACTGCCCGGACGGCGTGGAGGCGGGCGACCGCGTGCTCTCCGCCCGCTCGGCGCTCCGCGTCTTCTACGACATGGACACCGGGGTCACCCTGGAGCGGGCGCGGCGCGGGCTGCCGGTCGAGTGGCTGGGTCCGCGCGGGCTTCGCCACCACGACCTGGTCCTCTCGTACACGGGCGGACGGGCGCTCGGCGCGCTGGCGGGGCTGCTCGGGGCCCGGCGAGTGGCGCCGCTCTACGGCTCGGTTGATCCCGAGGTCCACCGGCCGTCGCGCCCGGTGCGCCCGTTCCTGGGCGACCTCTCCTACCTGGGGACCTACGCGCCCTCGCGGCAGGCGGCGCTCGAGGCGCTGTTCCTCGGCCCGGCGGCGCGGCTCCCGGAGCGCACGTTCGTGCTCGCCGGCTCGATGTACGACGACCGCTTCCCCTGGCGCCCGAACGTCCGCTACGTGCGGCACCTCGAGCCCTCGCTCCACCCGGCGTTCTTCTGCTCGTCGCCGCTCACGCTCAGCGTCACCCGGGCCGAGATGGCCGCGCTCGGCCACTGCCCGTCGGGCCGGCTGTTCGAGGCGGCCGCCTGCGGCGTGCCGGTCCTGTCCGACTGGTTCGACGGCCTGGACGCGTTCTTCACGCCGGGCGAGGAGATCCTGGTGGCGCGCTCGACCCGCGAGGCGGTGGCCGCGGTGGAGCTGCCGCGCGAGCGGCTCGCCCGCCTGGGCGCGCGCGCCCGCGAGCGCGCCCTCGACGAGCACACCGCGGCCGCGCGCGCGCGGGAGCTGGTCCGCCTGTGCGAGGCGGCCCGCCGCAGCGAGCGGCCGGCGCCACCCCCGGCCGCGGCGGCGGAGCTGCGCGCCGGGCCGGAGGCCGCCACGCGCGCGGCCGCGGCGCCGCTCGACGCGGCGGCGGAGGGGCTGGCCGGATGA
- a CDS encoding LemA family protein codes for MTHARSVVVAAAAGLLLAGCGFQSIPQAENAVSAAWAEVENQYQRRADLVPNLVETVKGYASHERGTLEAVMAARAQATQVRIPVDQLTPENLKKFEGAQGALSSALGRLLAVSENYPQLKANENFRDLQAQLEGTENRIGIARRRYIQEVQRFNDLVTVPPTSWTNSMMYHKQPKAQFTATTQGAEKAPAVKF; via the coding sequence ATGACTCACGCGCGCTCCGTCGTCGTCGCCGCCGCGGCCGGCCTGCTGCTCGCAGGCTGCGGCTTCCAGTCCATCCCCCAGGCGGAGAACGCCGTCTCCGCGGCCTGGGCGGAGGTGGAGAACCAGTACCAGCGCCGCGCCGACCTCGTGCCCAACCTGGTCGAGACGGTGAAGGGCTACGCCTCGCACGAGCGCGGCACGCTCGAGGCGGTGATGGCGGCGCGCGCCCAGGCCACCCAGGTGCGCATCCCGGTGGACCAGCTCACGCCGGAGAACCTGAAGAAGTTCGAGGGCGCGCAGGGCGCGCTGTCCTCGGCGCTGGGGCGGCTGCTCGCGGTGTCGGAGAACTACCCGCAGCTGAAGGCGAACGAGAACTTCCGCGACCTGCAGGCGCAGCTCGAGGGCACCGAGAACCGCATCGGGATCGCGCGCCGCCGCTACATCCAGGAGGTGCAGCGGTTCAACGATCTCGTGACCGTGCCGCCCACCAGCTGGACGAACTCGATGATGTACCACAAGCAGCCGAAGGCGCAGTTCACCGCCACCACGCAGGGGGCGGAGAAGGCGCCCGCGGTGAAGTTCTGA
- a CDS encoding sugar phosphate nucleotidyltransferase, giving the protein MTWGIVPAAGVGSRIQPLAFSKELLPVGSRMVDGSERPRAVSEYLVERMLRGGADRLCFVISPGKSDIVEYFGGAVGGARICYVVQPRPAGLCDALFRALPFVGPADEVLVGLPDTVWFPADGYRALPGGGLSFLCFPVERPELFDAVVSGPDGVVREVQVKAARPSTGWVWGGFKLTGAVLAELHALFLERGEADAYVGTLVNAWLEQGGAARAVHAGRAYVDVGTLDGYRQALRLLREGPQPEPGEAGEAPGMG; this is encoded by the coding sequence ATGACGTGGGGCATCGTGCCGGCGGCCGGCGTGGGGAGCCGGATCCAGCCGCTCGCGTTCTCGAAGGAGCTCCTGCCGGTGGGGAGCCGCATGGTGGACGGCAGCGAGCGGCCGCGCGCGGTGTCGGAGTACCTGGTCGAGCGGATGCTCCGCGGCGGCGCCGACCGGCTGTGCTTCGTCATCTCGCCCGGCAAGTCGGACATCGTCGAGTACTTCGGCGGCGCGGTCGGCGGCGCCCGGATCTGCTACGTGGTCCAGCCCAGGCCTGCCGGGCTGTGCGACGCGCTGTTCCGCGCGCTGCCGTTCGTGGGGCCGGCGGACGAGGTGCTGGTGGGGCTGCCCGACACGGTCTGGTTCCCCGCCGACGGCTACCGAGCGCTCCCGGGCGGCGGCCTCTCGTTCCTGTGCTTCCCGGTGGAGCGGCCGGAGCTGTTCGACGCGGTGGTCAGCGGGCCGGACGGCGTCGTGCGCGAGGTGCAGGTCAAGGCCGCGCGGCCGTCCACCGGCTGGGTGTGGGGCGGCTTCAAGCTGACCGGCGCGGTGCTCGCCGAGTTGCACGCGCTGTTCCTGGAGCGCGGCGAGGCCGACGCGTACGTCGGGACGCTGGTCAACGCCTGGCTGGAGCAGGGCGGCGCGGCGCGGGCGGTGCACGCGGGGCGCGCCTACGTGGACGTCGGGACGCTGGACGGATACCGGCAGGCGCTGCGGCTGCTCCGCGAGGGGCCGCAGCCCGAGCCAGGCGAGGCCGGCGAGGCGCCGGGGATGGGGTGA
- a CDS encoding response regulator, whose product MVPRIGELLIRRGVATAAQVDAALHDRRDRPLPLASRLLESGVDEGALAAALAERLGIPGVDLSRTTVDLDALEAVPRSVAEQDLILPLSLEGGRIHLAMARPLDDRVVAELRFVTGREVSVYAAVRSALDRAIEGAYEARARGERSWRGANAGPLPELGAAFPAGGPADEPLDLVEVLDADLLPDEPDAGVRIEVGAPEPLPERAGGRPLALVVDDEPEIRHLVQRTLEAKGWAVELAADGEEALARADALLPDVVLLDAMLPKLHGFEACRRLRSSPRTRNVPVVMMTAIYRGWRFAEDARENYGAVDYVEKPFRLDDLARRVAAAREASASRPLAPAPAADARVARGRALLEEGRTAEAAALLADAARADPLGAEAHLQLGRALAATGDAFGAMTALERAVELRPANLPALRALARVYEEKGFRRNAAGTLERAVAAAPEGPERAALREDLLRLLA is encoded by the coding sequence GTGGTACCGCGCATCGGCGAGCTGCTGATCCGGCGCGGCGTGGCGACCGCCGCACAGGTGGACGCCGCGCTGCACGACCGGCGCGACCGGCCGCTGCCGCTCGCGTCGAGGCTGCTGGAGTCCGGCGTGGACGAGGGCGCGCTGGCGGCCGCGCTCGCGGAGCGCCTCGGCATCCCCGGGGTGGACCTGTCGCGCACCACCGTGGACCTCGACGCGCTCGAGGCGGTGCCGCGGTCGGTGGCCGAGCAGGACCTCATCCTGCCGCTCTCGCTCGAGGGCGGCCGCATCCACCTCGCCATGGCGCGCCCGCTCGACGACCGCGTCGTCGCCGAGCTGCGGTTCGTGACCGGGCGGGAGGTCTCGGTGTACGCGGCGGTCCGCTCGGCGCTCGACCGCGCCATCGAGGGCGCGTACGAGGCGCGCGCGCGCGGCGAGCGGTCCTGGCGTGGCGCCAACGCCGGCCCGCTGCCGGAGCTGGGGGCGGCGTTCCCGGCGGGCGGGCCGGCCGACGAGCCGCTGGACCTGGTGGAGGTGCTCGACGCCGACCTCCTGCCGGACGAGCCGGACGCGGGCGTGCGGATCGAGGTGGGCGCGCCGGAGCCGTTGCCGGAGCGCGCCGGCGGCCGGCCCCTGGCGCTGGTGGTGGACGACGAGCCGGAGATCCGCCACCTCGTGCAGCGCACGCTCGAGGCGAAGGGCTGGGCGGTGGAGCTCGCCGCCGACGGCGAGGAGGCGCTGGCGAGGGCGGACGCCCTGCTCCCGGACGTCGTGCTCCTCGACGCGATGCTGCCGAAGCTGCACGGGTTCGAGGCGTGCCGGCGGCTCCGGTCGTCGCCGCGCACGCGCAACGTCCCGGTGGTGATGATGACCGCCATCTACCGCGGCTGGCGCTTCGCCGAGGACGCGCGCGAGAACTACGGCGCGGTGGACTACGTCGAGAAGCCGTTCCGGCTCGACGACCTGGCCCGGCGGGTGGCGGCCGCGCGCGAGGCGAGCGCGTCGCGGCCGCTCGCGCCCGCGCCCGCGGCCGACGCGCGCGTGGCCCGCGGGCGCGCGCTCCTCGAGGAGGGCCGCACCGCGGAGGCCGCCGCGCTCCTCGCGGACGCGGCCCGCGCCGATCCGCTCGGCGCCGAGGCGCACCTCCAGCTCGGCCGGGCGCTCGCGGCCACCGGCGACGCGTTCGGGGCGATGACCGCCCTCGAGCGCGCCGTCGAGCTGCGCCCGGCGAACCTGCCGGCGCTGCGCGCGCTGGCGCGCGTCTACGAGGAGAAGGGCTTCCGCCGGAACGCCGCCGGCACGCTGGAGCGCGCCGTCGCCGCGGCGCCGGAGGGCCCGGAGCGCGCCGCCCTCCGCGAGGACCTGCTGCGCCTGCTCGCCTGA
- a CDS encoding radical SAM protein, producing MSTRSASAAGPWRLTLVTDPDDCNLACAMCPCGAARARGEPRTPPRRMAPALALGVLEERRGSPLRELIPSTMGEPLLWPALPDLLARAAALGIRGNVTTNGTFPGRGAAGWAEVLVPACRDVKVSWNGATAATAAAVMPGLDLEAAVEGVRALVAARDRHAARGGARCSVSFQVTAREDNVAELPGIVRLAARLGVDRVKLNQLQVRSPDLAPLSLRRSPEAIARWNAAARAVREAAAEALSIHGRAPALEHAVELAPDPAAPAPRGPCPFAGREAWIHPDGRLAPCPHPAAAAGELGDFGSVAEAPLGALWAAPAFQAFVAPGPGGHPVHPVCDGCAFRRPGGA from the coding sequence TTGTCAACGCGCTCCGCCAGCGCCGCCGGCCCGTGGCGGCTCACCCTCGTCACCGACCCGGACGACTGCAACCTCGCGTGCGCCATGTGCCCGTGCGGCGCGGCCAGGGCGCGCGGGGAACCGCGCACGCCGCCGCGGCGCATGGCGCCGGCGCTCGCGCTCGGCGTCCTGGAGGAGCGGCGCGGCAGCCCGCTGCGCGAGCTCATCCCCTCCACCATGGGGGAGCCGCTGCTCTGGCCGGCGCTCCCGGACCTGCTCGCGCGCGCGGCGGCGCTCGGCATCCGGGGCAACGTCACCACCAACGGCACCTTCCCCGGCCGCGGCGCCGCCGGCTGGGCGGAGGTCCTCGTGCCGGCCTGCCGCGACGTCAAGGTCTCCTGGAACGGCGCCACCGCCGCGACCGCCGCGGCGGTGATGCCGGGCCTCGACCTCGAGGCCGCGGTCGAAGGGGTCCGGGCCCTGGTGGCCGCGCGCGACCGGCACGCGGCCCGCGGCGGCGCACGCTGCAGCGTCTCGTTCCAGGTGACCGCGCGCGAGGACAACGTGGCGGAGCTGCCCGGCATCGTGCGGCTCGCCGCGCGGCTCGGCGTGGATCGCGTGAAGCTGAACCAGCTCCAGGTGCGCAGCCCCGACCTGGCGCCGCTGTCGCTGCGCCGCAGCCCCGAGGCCATCGCCCGCTGGAACGCCGCCGCGCGGGCGGTGCGCGAGGCGGCCGCGGAGGCGCTCTCGATCCACGGGCGCGCCCCGGCGCTCGAGCACGCGGTGGAGCTGGCGCCGGATCCCGCCGCCCCGGCGCCGCGCGGCCCGTGCCCGTTCGCGGGGCGGGAGGCCTGGATCCACCCCGACGGCCGGCTGGCGCCGTGCCCGCACCCCGCCGCCGCCGCCGGCGAGCTGGGCGACTTCGGGTCGGTGGCCGAGGCGCCGCTCGGAGCGCTGTGGGCGGCGCCGGCGTTCCAGGCGTTCGTCGCGCCCGGACCGGGGGGTCACCCCGTTCACCCCGTGTGCGATGGGTGCGCGTTCCGGCGCCCCGGCGGCGCCTGA
- a CDS encoding MGMT family protein, translating into MAEPAGWAQFYRVVKRIPRGRVATYGQVALAAGKPGAARQVGYAMAALRGTRHAVPWQRVLGARPRGRAGISLLDPMGAAVQRALLEAEGVGFDAQGRVELAEFGWRGPRGAAGRATPPPAPAAPSRSRSRTRGSSGRTRTSRRAPR; encoded by the coding sequence ATGGCGGAGCCGGCCGGCTGGGCGCAGTTCTATCGCGTGGTGAAGCGGATCCCGCGGGGCCGGGTGGCGACCTACGGGCAGGTGGCGCTCGCCGCCGGCAAGCCCGGCGCGGCCCGGCAGGTCGGGTACGCGATGGCGGCGCTGCGCGGGACCCGCCACGCCGTCCCCTGGCAGCGGGTGCTCGGCGCGCGCCCGCGCGGGCGCGCCGGGATCAGCCTGCTCGACCCGATGGGCGCGGCGGTGCAGCGCGCGCTGCTCGAGGCGGAGGGCGTCGGCTTCGACGCGCAGGGGCGCGTGGAGCTGGCGGAGTTCGGCTGGCGCGGTCCCCGCGGCGCGGCGGGCCGCGCTACTCCACCACCCGCACCGGCGGCACCTTCCAGATCTCGGTCGCGTACTCGTGGATCGTCCGGTCGGACGAGAACTTCCCGGCGCGCGCCACGTTGA
- a CDS encoding beta-xylosidase, whose product MLWNEPNNLSHWDFGADPGWGRFSQMVRLAGAAVGAERPGLTRVLGGTSPIDAGFLRLLESQGGLAEVDAVAIHGFPLDWNHWQIQEWPARLAEITSAMRLPVWISEVGVSSFGAEEVQEWGLRRTAELLLGKAPRIHWYSLFDLPRAWPATTRHREAEGSSYYRHFYMGLIREDGTPKPALAAFPALAPGLGICQWFHFEDPRLDAGVRWLKDLGVRHLRTGLSWADSFRPGWEAWFDRQMRALEPFEVTVTFCFTPEHRGLKPHHTSPPREPEEYADFCARMVRRYA is encoded by the coding sequence ATGCTCTGGAACGAGCCGAACAACCTGTCGCACTGGGACTTCGGCGCCGATCCGGGCTGGGGCCGCTTCTCGCAGATGGTGCGCCTCGCCGGCGCGGCGGTGGGCGCGGAGCGGCCCGGCCTGACCCGCGTGCTGGGCGGCACCTCGCCCATCGACGCGGGGTTCCTGCGCCTGCTGGAGTCGCAGGGCGGGCTCGCCGAGGTGGACGCGGTCGCGATCCACGGCTTCCCGCTCGACTGGAACCACTGGCAGATCCAGGAGTGGCCGGCGCGGCTCGCCGAGATCACCTCGGCCATGCGGCTCCCGGTGTGGATCTCCGAGGTGGGCGTCTCGTCGTTCGGCGCGGAGGAGGTCCAGGAGTGGGGGCTCCGCCGCACCGCCGAGCTGCTGCTCGGCAAGGCCCCGCGCATCCACTGGTACAGCCTGTTCGACCTGCCGCGCGCGTGGCCCGCCACCACCCGCCACCGCGAGGCGGAGGGCTCGTCGTACTACCGGCACTTCTACATGGGGCTCATCCGCGAGGACGGCACGCCCAAGCCGGCGCTGGCGGCGTTCCCCGCGCTCGCGCCCGGCCTGGGCATCTGCCAGTGGTTCCACTTCGAGGACCCGCGGCTCGACGCGGGCGTGCGGTGGCTGAAGGACCTCGGCGTGCGCCACCTGCGCACCGGCCTCTCCTGGGCGGACAGCTTTCGGCCGGGCTGGGAGGCCTGGTTCGACCGGCAGATGCGCGCCCTGGAGCCGTTCGAGGTGACGGTCACGTTCTGCTTCACGCCCGAGCACCGCGGCCTGAAGCCGCACCACACCAGCCCGCCGCGCGAGCCGGAGGAGTACGCCGACTTCTGCGCGCGGATGGTCCGGCGCTACGCCTGA
- a CDS encoding TIGR04290 family methyltransferase, producing MTRAEIEARVRALSPWFHNLELNGVRTAPDHFLGDYPGLVWRAIAPALPQDLSGRSVLDVGCNAGFFSLEMKRRGADRVLGVDFDPRYLAQARLAAEISGLDVEFRELSVYDVARLGERFDVVLFMGVLYHLRHPLLALDLLRAHAVGDLLVFQSMLRGSNGRFPAEPDYPFEEREVFDHPAWPKLHFVERRYAHDETNWWIPNRACVEAMLRSAGFAPAPVPGTEVYLCRPAEPDPFGGPVYPAPPRDGGAP from the coding sequence ATGACGCGAGCGGAGATCGAGGCGCGCGTGCGCGCGCTCTCGCCGTGGTTCCACAACCTCGAGCTGAACGGCGTGCGCACCGCGCCGGACCACTTCCTCGGCGACTACCCGGGCCTGGTCTGGCGCGCGATCGCGCCGGCGCTCCCGCAGGACCTCTCGGGCAGGAGCGTGCTCGACGTGGGCTGCAACGCCGGCTTCTTCTCGCTCGAGATGAAGCGGCGCGGCGCCGACCGCGTGCTGGGGGTGGACTTCGACCCGCGCTACCTGGCCCAGGCGCGGCTCGCCGCCGAGATCTCCGGCCTGGACGTCGAGTTCCGGGAGCTGTCGGTCTACGACGTCGCGCGGCTCGGGGAGCGCTTCGACGTGGTGCTGTTCATGGGCGTGCTCTACCACCTGCGCCACCCGCTGCTCGCCCTCGACCTCCTGCGCGCGCACGCGGTCGGCGACCTGCTCGTGTTCCAGAGCATGCTGCGCGGCTCCAACGGGCGGTTCCCGGCGGAGCCGGACTATCCCTTCGAGGAGCGCGAGGTGTTCGACCACCCGGCCTGGCCCAAGCTGCACTTCGTCGAGCGGCGCTACGCGCACGACGAGACCAACTGGTGGATCCCGAACCGCGCCTGCGTCGAGGCGATGCTCCGCTCGGCCGGGTTCGCGCCGGCGCCCGTGCCGGGCACGGAGGTCTACCTGTGCCGGCCGGCCGAGCCGGATCCCTTCGGCGGCCCGGTGTACCCGGCGCCGCCGCGCGACGGAGGTGCGCCGTGA